ACATTTGAATTACTATCTAATGAAAAAAGTTTTGATTTTAAGGGAAATTGTGAAGGTCGTGATGTTTTATCAGGTAATTTTGACGTAGTAGTGTGTGACGGGTTTACTGGAAATATATTATTAAAATTTCTTGAGTCTGTGGGAGGCGTTTTATTAGATATTTTGAGAGCTGAGCTTCCAAGAGGAAGACGGGGTAAAGTTGGTTCAGCTTTTTTAAGAAGTAATTTACTCAGAATTAAAAAAAGGTTAGATCATGCCGAGCATGGTGGTGCCTTATTACTCGGAGTCAATGGTATTTGCGTGATCGGTCACGGTAGCAGTAAGTCCTTATCGGTAGTAAGCGCTCTTCGTTTGGCTCACTCGGCAGTGAATCATAATGTGATGGAAAATTTAAATCAACTTCAAAAGCTTCAAGTTTTAAATTCATAAAACATATTGCGACAAATTTATGTTTGACTTATATAAGTAACTAAAAAATTCTTTTGGAAGGAATAAAGTTTAACCAAATTGGAGTCTCATTTAAAGGGAGTGGCAGTTATGTACCCGATCAAATACTAACCAATCAAAAAATTAGTCAAAAGGTAGATACAAATGATGAATGGATAAAGTCTAGGACTGGCATTTCTGAGAGAAGAATTTCTAGCTCTGAAGATGGTGTGACTGAAATGGGTTATGAGGCTGCACTATCTGCGATTGAAATGGCTGATTGGGATATTAAAACTATTGATTTGATTGTTTTAGCTACTTCTACTCCAAATGATTTGTTTGGTTCGGCGCCCTCTATTCAAGCCAAGTTAGGAGCCCATAATGCTGTAGCTTTTGATTTAACTGCAGCATGTAGTGGTTTTTTATTCGCCTTAATAACAGCCTCACAATTTTTAAAAGGGGGTAGTTTTAGAAGGGCTATAGTTATAGGAGCAGATCAACTATCAAGTTTTGTTGATTGGAATGATAGAAGAAGTTGCATTTTATTTGGAGATGGTGCAGGTGCATTAGCAATTGAAGCCACCAATGAATTTGATAGTTTTATTGGTTTTGACATGAGAACTGATGGGGAAAGGGGTTCTTTTCTTAATCTTCCATCAAAAAATAATATGGATTCAATAATTGATAACGTTAATTTTTTAAGTGGAGGTTTTTCGCCAATTCAAATGAATGGTCAGGAAGTTTATAAATTTGCAGTTAGAGAAGTTCCAATCATTCTTGAAAAGTTGTTTAGAAAAATGAAATATAGTTCTGATGAAGTTGATTGGCTTGTATTGCATCAAGCTAATAAAAGAATTTTGGATTCTGTAGGAGATAGGTTAAAAATTCCTAAAGAAAAAATTCTTAGCAATTTAGAAAAATATGGTAATACTTCAGCAGCAACAATTCCGCTAATGATGGATGAGGCTATTAGAAACAATAGAATTAAACAAAATGATATTATTGCTACAAGTGGTTTTGGTGCTGGCCTAAGTTGGGGTGCAGCCCTCATTAAATGGGTTTAAAAACTAAATAGGAAAATTATGACAGTTGCATGGGTATTCCCTGGACAGGGTTCGCAAAAAATAGGTATGGCAAAACAAGTTCAAAATTTGTCAAATACAGAGGAGAGGTTTAGTTATGCTTCTGAGATATTTGAGCGGAATTTATTTGAAATTTGTGAGTTAAATTCTGAACCATCTAATTCTCTTTATGATTTAAATAACACAAGAAATACACAAATTTGTCTTTTTTTAATCGAATCAATTTTATTAGATGCCCTAAAAGATAAAGGTATGAAACCAAATTATGTTGCTGGGCATAGTCTAGGAGAAATTACTGCTCTGTACTGCGCAGAAGTTTTTTCATTCGAAGATTGTGTATCTCTAATAAAAGTGAGATCTGAATTAATGGTAAGTGCTGGGAAAGGATCTATGGCAGCAGTAATTGGTTTTGACAGAAATCAACTTGAGTTATTAGTAAAAAAAATTGACGATATTGTAATTGCTAATGATAATAGCTCGTCCCAAGTTGTCTTGTCCGGCTCTAATGAAGCATTAGATAATTTATCGAAAGAAATTACTTGTAAAAGATTCTTAAAATTAAATGTTTCAGGTGCTTTTCATTCACCATTAATGAAGGAGCCTTCAATAAAATTTTCTGAATATTTAAAACAGATTAAATTTCAAAATCCTTTATTTCCCGTCATAAGTAATTATGATCCTACACTTTGCAGCGATCCAAATGAGCTAAAAATTAGATTGGAAAATCAAATGTGTAATGGAGTGAGATGGCGAGAAACTATGGATTTAATGGCAAAAGATAGTAATCTGCATATTGTTGAAATTGGCCCGTCAAATGTACTTAGCGGTTTAGGAAAAAGACATCTGAAGGATATAAAAATTTCTCAAGTTTCATCTTCAGATAAATTAACTTATTAATTCTTATGAAAAACTATATTTTTCAAAAATTAATATATCAATTAGTCAGCAAACTTTTTGTATTTCCTATTTACAAATTTGTATTTAAAGGCCATTTAATAGGTAGAGAAAATATACCTCAAAAAGATTCTTTTATAATGGTTTCTAATCATGGTTCTTTACTCGACCCTCCTTTGTTAGGTCACGCTCTTGAACGAAATATATCTTTTATGGCAAAGGCAGAGCTTTTCAAAATACCTGTTCTTGGCTTTATTATAAAGGCTTGTGGAGCATATCCTGTGAAGAGGGGAATTGCTGATAAAAATACTATTAAAATAGCATGTGAAAAATTAATAAATAACAACTCTATTGGAATTTTTATTGATGGAACTCGTCAAAAAAATGGGCGAGTTAATAGACCAAAACAAGGCGCTGCATTATTAGCTTTTAAAAATCAAAAATTACTATTACCCGTTGCAATAGTTAATTCAAATAAACTAATAAAATTTAAATTCTGTATACCTTTTTTTTCAAAAATAATTATCAAAGTGGGCAAACCTATAAAACCTCCACAAAGCTCATCAAAAGATCATCTGAATATCGTAACAATGAACCTTCAAGATAATATTAATAATTTGATTGGATAAATAATCAGTTAAATGGAGAAATAGGGTAAAGGGGCAGAACTCTTTGCCATGAATTTTCAATATCATCTAATAAATTTTTATTTGATAAATCTAATAATTCTGTTAAATCTTTTTTATCGTCATAATGTGCCTCAAAAAAAAGTTCTTTAGAATCTAATTCTTTAATAACTTTTGGTGAAACTATTTCTCGAATTCCTAGACCTTCATTCCTTTGCTGGTTATTGCAAATCTCATATTTACCTGCAATAAATCCCCTTCGTTTTAATTTTTTGTAAATCCAGTATGATTTTTGGTTTGTAAAAATATTATTTTTCAATGCAATTCTTTTTGCCATTATTTCAAATGAACTAAAACTGTCTAAATGACAATTTATTTGTTGTGAGATAGTTCTTGCTAAAACGACAATAAGTCTAGAAGCATTAAAATTTGCTGGCCCTATGCTGACAGATATCTTATTAACGTTTTGTAGATTTTCTTTAGAAATAAAATTGTTAAAATCATTAATTAAGTTATTACATAAGTCATTATCAAATTTTTTTAGAAATAATTCATCAGATTTATGGTTTTTGTTTTTTCTATATCCAAAGCCAAATGAATTATCTGTGCTAAGGATCACTAATGCAGGGTAATTTCCTCTTTGTTTGAAACTATTTGTCATTTATTACCTTCAAACAGGCAATTCCATATCTGGATTACATTTAGACCATTTACCAAATTCATTTACAAAACTTTCACAAGACTGAACATCCCAATCAGTTTTGTAATCACCATTATTTACTTTAACTATAGAGACATGAATGTATGGTCTTTTTGGTTTAAAATCAGGTACATCACAAATATTATCAACATCATGATTATTCTCAACATCATGATAAGTGATACATCTATCAACCCATTTACAGTTGATGCAAATGCACATAATTAATAAATAAAATGAAAAGAAATATTCTCATTGATCATACACTAATAATCGATGAATTAGAAACAAGAATAAAATTTCATAATTGGAATTTTATTTTACCTTTTTTACCTAAAGGATCATATTTGGTTGGGGGATACATAAGGGACATTATTTTGGGGAGGGTAAGTAAGGAGGTAGATGTTGATATTGTGGTGCCTTCAAATGCAATTGAAATTGGGAAAAATATTGCGAATAACATTAATTCCAAATTTATAATTTTAGATAAAAAAAGAGAAGTTGTAAGAATTATTCTTCATCAAATTAATATTGATATAGCTAATCAGGTTTCACCCACGATCGAGGGAGATTTGAGTGCTAGAGATTTTTCAATTAACTCAATTGCTTTTTTCTTGGATAAGAAGTGTTTGTATGATCCCTTAAATGGCCTTAAAGATTTAGAGCTTTCTATGCTTAGAATGCATTCAGAAATAAATTTACTGCATGATCCTTTAAGAATATTAAGATGTTTTCGATTCGTTTCAGAATTGAATTTTGAAATTGATCTAAATTTAATTACATTTATAAAAAAAAATAAAGGAAAACTATATCTTGTTGCTAAAGAGAGGATTAACTATGAAATCCAAAAAATAGTAAATGGGTCAAATGCTCTTCATGCGGTAAGTTTGGTAAAACAATTGAATATACTAGGCTCTGAGAATTCATATAAAGATTCTTTTTTTTTGGATTTAAAGAAAATTAATTATGCAGAACTTAATCAAAAAGAAAAAGAGAAATTTTTACCGTTGTTTTTTATTAACCAACTTTTGGATGTTGTATCTCTAGAGAAACTTAAATTTAGTAAAGATGAAATTGCAAAAACAAAGTTATTGAGAAAATGGCATTTTTTTTTGAAGACCAAAAATATCGCTGAGTTAAGTGAATTTGATAGATTTAAATTACATCAAGAGTTAGAAATGTTTCTTCCATTATTTATTTTTTATTTACCTCAAAATTTGCATTCCGATTGGCTAAAAAGGTGGCGTGACAAGGAAGACAAATTATTTCATCCCTCAAATCTTCTTAACGGTAATGTAATTAAAAAAAATTTAAAAATAAAGGATGGGCCTATCTTGGGAGAGCTTTTACAGTATCTTTCAAAGGAGTTTGCATTTAATAGATTGCATAATTTTGATGAAGCTATTTATAAAGCAAAGCAATGGATTGAACAAAATGCGCCAAAATGTGATTAAATACACATAGCTTAGTTTTGTTTAGAAGTTCAGACTTCAAAATCATTTTTAAAAATTTATGAGTATTCGCATTTACATTGGCAACTTACCACAAGGATTTAATCCAAAAGAATTTGATAAGCTTTTAAAATCTATTTCTGATTCGGTTAGATTTAAAGCAGTTTTAGATAAGGAAACTAAAGAATGTAGAGGGTTTGGTTTCGCGACAACAAATAGTGAAGAGAATGCTAATCTACTGATTCAAAAATTAAATGGTTTTGAATTTAATGGTTCTAAGTTAAGAGTAGAGTTATCAGAAAAGAAGGATTCTTCTTCAAACAAAAAAAATAGTGGAAACTTTAACAAAAATAAGAAGAGGAAAGATTTTAAGAAAATTGTCCATAGCGATGCCCCTAATCTCGAAGCACCTGATCCAAGATGGGCTGGGGAACTATCGAAACTAAAAGATTTGTTAGCTAATCAGAAAACACCTGCTTAGTTATTTAATTCGGGAAATTAAAAAAGATATTGGTAACTCAAAAGCTTTAACTGAATTTTTTACAAAGGCTCTATTGTTAAACACATCATAGTCTAATCTTTCAATTGAATCTAATATGCCTCTATAAAGACGTAAAGATGTCCAAACAGGCCATCTAGCGTCAGAAGATAGCCATTTGATCCCATCTTCAGACTTTTGGAACCAATCTCGAGCCCTACTTAATTGAAACTTCATCAGTTCTTTCCATTGATTATTTATTTCGCCTTTTAAAAGCTTTTCTTCAGAATAATTAAATTTTTCAATATCTTCTTGTGGGAGGTAAATTCTACCCCTTCCTCTGTCTTCCCCTACATCTCTCAAAATGTTGGTTAATTGATTGGCTATTCCTAAAGCTATAGCTGCTTCTGAGGGGTCTGGCTTGGCACTCCATGGTGCGGATGTATAAGCGCTATCAATGCCCATTACATTCTGAGTCATTAAACCAACAGTACCTGCGACTCTATAACAATAGAGTTGTAATTCATCAAAATCCTTATATCTGAATTTATTAAGATCCATCCTCTGACCTTCTATCATGTCTAGATAAGGTTGAATACTTTGTGGATATTTTTCGATGGTATCTAGTAGAACTGAATCAAGTTCAGATTTAATATTTCCTTTAAAAATATTTTTTGTGTTTTCTTCCCACGCATCTAAATTATCTGAAAGCTCATCTTGCGATTTAGTTGAAGCTTCTAAGCTATCCATAATTTCATCTGTTCTTCTACACCAAACATAAATAGCCCAAATGGCTTTTCTTTTTTCTACAGGTAGTAGAAGAGTTCCCAAGTAAAAGGTTTTAGCCCATTTTTGGGTTTCTTTTCGGCATATCTCGTATGCTTGATCTAGTTGAGAAAATGAATTTTTCAAAAAGTTTTTAGATGAATTTTTAAATTACTGGAATGTAAATCTCATTAAGAAACAGTTTGAGGAGTTTTGGAATGCTCCTTATTAATTGATTCCGCGCATAATTTACCACTTAAAACAGCACCTTCCATAGATGCTAAATATTTTTGCATAGTATAATCACCTGCTAAAAAGAAGTTTTTTATAGGGGATTTTTGACTAGGTCTGAACTCTTGGCATCCAGGGACTGCCTTATAAACAGATCTTGGAGTTTTGACTACTCTATATTTTCGTAAGTTTGTTTTATTGTCTCCCATAAAATGCGTTGGGAATAATTTTTTGAGTTCCTCCATAGTTGCATCAACAATATCCTGATCACTCCTATTTATCCAATCTTTTGCTGGTGCAAAAACCAATTCAAGCATTGATCTATTTGGATCTTCATATTCCTTGCAGGTGATACTCATATCTGCATAAACACTGAGGAGAGGTGATCGGCTGAATAATAAATGATCAATATCTGTTAATTTTTTGTCAAACCATAAATGGATATTAATGACTGGAACACCATTTAAACCATCTAATTTAGAAAATGCATCTAATCCTTTCCATTGTTTAGGGATCATTAATTTGAAGAGATCTACTGGCATTGCACTAACATAAGCATCAGCCGTTAGCTCTTTCTTTTCGTTTTTTTCTAAAGAGGCAATAGTAAAACTTTTAACAGTGCTGTCCTCATTAAGGTTAATTTGCCTTAATGGACTATTCATGTGAACTTCGCCACCACGAGCAGTAATATAATCAACCATTGGCTGGCATAGTCTTTCTGGAGGAGCTCCGTCAAGGAATGCCATTTTAGAACCATTTTTTTCTTGTAGAAATCTGTTTAATGCTGTTAATAAAACTGTAGATGATATTTCATCCGGTCCAATAAAATTAAGAGCCTTACTCATCGCTATAAAAACTTCATCATTAACTCTTTCGGGGATATTGTGTTCTTTTAGCCAATCTGTCCATGATTTTGTATCACATTTATCTAGGTACTTTTGGCCTCTCAACATTGCAGGCACTAAACCTAATCCAAACAAAATCTTTTCATTCCATGAAAGCATATCATTATTGCTTAGTATCGCTGATACACCATTAATAGGAGCAGGTATATCGGGAAAGTCGAATCTACTGTAAGTTCCAGGCTCTGATGGCTGATTAAAAATCATTGAATGACTTTTCCATTGGAGTCTGTCTTCAATATCTAGTTCCTTAAAAAGTTGCAACATATTTGGGTAAGCTCCAAAAAAGATGTGTAATCCAGTTTCATACCAATCTCCATCTTCGTCTTTCCATGCAGCAACTTTCCCACCTAAAACATCTCTGGCTTCAAGTACAATCGGGATGTGCCCATTATCGACTAAATATTTTGCACAAGATAGACCTGCTAAACCAGCACCAGCAATTACAACACGCATTATAAAATCAAGAAATAAATTAACACTTACTAATAAGCTACATTAAAGTTAGAACATAATAGTTTTTTTCGTTGATTATTTCGTAAAATTATGGAAAAAATGCTTTTAAAATCGACTACTAGGCATGTAAGAATTTTCACTGCCGAAGTGGTAAATGAAGAATTAAAGTTTCATCCCAATAAACTAACTCTTGATTTAGATCCCGATAACGAATTTATTTGGAACGAAGATTCTCTAAATAAAATAAATGAAAAATTCAATGAATTAATAAAAGAGAGAGCAGGAAGGGATTTAGATGATTATGAACTTCGAAAAATAGGATCAGAAATTGAAGGTTTAATTAAATTGCTGCTACAAAACGGTCAGCTTAGCTATAACCCTGAATGTAGAGTAATGAATTATTCAATGGGTTTACCAAAGACCAATGAAGTACTGTGAATAGACCACCATCAAATAGAAGGCCAAGAAGAGGCTCAAATAGAAGTTATTATCCTCCAAATCCAAGGGATATGGATCCATATGGTCAAAGAAGCAATAGATTGCCTGCTTCTTCTGAACAAAAGATCAACTTTAGTACAGGAACCATTGCCGTACTTGCTGGAGTATTAATTTTAGGAGTTGGTATCGGGAGCGCTATTACCAGTACAACCGATGGCGGGCAGGGAAATATAGCAAGTCAACAACAATTAGATATGGCTGTTCCAGACCCTGAATTTTGCAGACAATGGGGAGCTAGTGCTTTTGTAATTGATGTTGAAATGTATACGACACTTAATCCATCTACTAGTTTTGTAACGCAACCAGCTCTTCAGCCAGGGTGTGTGATTAGAAGAGAGAATTGGACAGTACTACAAAAACAGGGCGCAATTAGTAATGAAGATGTAAGAGAATGTAAGCAAAGGATGAATACTTTTGCTTATATTGGATCTATAAGAGATAAGCCAATAGTTAAGTGCGTTTATCAGACTGATGTAAATGAAAATAAATTTATAATAAAAGGAGATGGACAAGCCGAAGACGGCGGGGTAGGTATTAACAAAGAAGCAATTCAGTTTTGATCAAAATTATATATGTCTCAAAGGACTTTCTAAGCTAGCAAATTGTGGAAGAATGTTTTTCTTAAATACTTCTGATGCTCTTGATGAATATCTTGACGGATTAGTAATTAATTTAAGTTCTCTTTTAACCTCTAAGTCTGCAATGAATGCTTTGTGGATTGTTCCAGCCGATAATTCTCTTTCAATAGAAACAACAGGCAAAAAGGAAGCTCCTAAACCTGATTGAACCGCATTCTTGATTGCTTCAAGAGAGTTAAGTTCCATCTCAATTTTTAATCTTTGAATATCAAGCCCAGAATCTTGGAGAAGTTTGTCAACAACTTTTCTTGTTGTAGATTGTGAGTCTAATGTTACAAAATTTAATTTGTATAAGTCTTCTTTTAGAAGCTCTTTCTTGGTCGAAAGTGGATGTTTGGATGGTAAAACTAATGCCAATTCATCAGTGGCATATGGAATTACTTGTAGTAAATTTTCCAAATCTCCAGGTAATTGTCCGCCAATAATGGCTAAGTCAATTTGTCCATTGGCGACACTCCAACCAGTTCTTCTCGTACTATGAACTTGAAGTTGAACGGATACATCAGGGTATTTTTGTCTGAATAGTCCTATCATTCTCGGCATTAAATAGGTACCTGTTGTTTGGCTCGCTCCAATAACAAGAGTTCCACCTTTTAAGCTATTTAAATCTTCAATAGCTTTGCAAGCTTCGTCGCATTGATTCAAAATCCGTTCACAATATTCAAGTAATAGCCTCCCTGCTTCAGTCAATAGAGCCTTCCTACCACCTCTATCGAAAATTGTGATTTCAAGTTGTTTTTCTAAATTTTGTATTTGTAAACTCACGGCAGGTTGGGTTACATATAAGAGATCTGCAGCTTTTTTAAAACTTCCTTGAGCTGCTATAGCTTTTAATATTCTTAATTGGTCGAGTGTAAAAGGTAATTCTGGCATCTATTATGCCTACAATTTCTTATAATTCTAATGCTTCGGAGCATTCTTGTTAAGAACAAAAATTATTTGAACATTTTAAATATATGGAGACTCATAAAACTTCCCTAATCATCTTACTTTTGATTTTGATTTTTGCGGTAATTCATAGTGGGGGAGCTGCTTTGAGAATCAAAGCAGAATCTATTATTGGTCCGAGATTATGGCGGTTATGTTTTGTTTTTTTAAGTTTGCCATCTGCAATTATCTTGATCAGTTATTTTTTGGCTCATAGATATGACGGAATCAGATTATGGAATTTACAGGGCAATAATTTTGTTTTTATGGTCGTTTGGTTCTTAACTGCAATAAGTTTTTTATTTTTGTATCCCGCTACTTACAATTTGCTAGAAATTCCTTCGGTTTTAAAACCTAAAGTACGAATCTATGGAACTGGGATAATGCGAATTACAAGACATCCTCAAGCATTTGGTCAGATAATTTGGTGTTTTGCTCATACTTTATGGATTGGTACATCATTCACATTAGTAACTTCTATTGGCTTAGTTTTGCATCATCTTTTTGCAATCTGGCATGGTGACAAGAGATTAGCAAATAGATTTGGAGAAGAATTTGAAAATTTTAAAAAAAATACATCCATAATCCCCTTCATGGCAATACTTGAGGGGAGGCAAGAATTTAAGATTAAAGAATTTTTTAGGTTATCTCAATTAGGCATATTAATTGCAATAGGCGTACTTTGGTGGTCTCATCAATATATAAATATTGCTGTTAAAACATTTAATTCATCATTTTTGTCTGAATTTTTCAATTGACAGTTTAAAATCTTAAATATAAGTTTTTTAAAAAATGCCTCAAGCTTCAGAAATTGCCTGGTTAATTCCTGTTTTCCCACTGATTGGAGCAGTTCTTTCTGGTTTAGGCCTAATAAGTATTAACAAGAAAATTAATAATTCTAGAGAAATTGTTTCTGTAGGTCTTATCTCTTTTGTTGGCATTTCTGCAGTAATTAGTTACAAAGCTCTGATTGAACAAGTTAATGGTTATCAATCTGTAGAAAAATTATTTGTATGGGCTAGTGCTGGGGATTTTACAATCCCGATGGGTTTTGTCCTTGATCCTTTGGGGAGTGTAATGCTTGCTCTTGTAACGACTATAACGTTGCTCGTGATGATTTACTCTCATGGTTATATGGCGCATGACAAAGGTTATGTCAGATTTTTTACATATTTAGCATTATTTAGTAGTTCAATGATGGGATTAATAGTTAGTCCGAATTTATTAGAAATTTATGTTTTTTGGGAATTAGTTGGAATGTGTTCTTATTTGTTGGTTGGTTTTTGGTATGACAGGGATGGCGCTGCCCACGCTGCACAAAAAGCATTTGTTGTTAATAGAGTGGGAGATTTTGGATTATTACTAGGAATTCTTGGCCTATTTTGGGCAACAAATAGTTTTGATTTTAATGAAATAGCCACTGGAATTTCTCGATCAATATCTGATAATTCGATACCTATTTGGGCTGCTTTATTGCTTTGTTTTTTAGTTTTTTTAGGGCCAATGGCAAAATCTGCTCAGTTTCCTCTTCATGTGTGGTTGCCTGATGCGATGGAAGGCCCGACACCTATTTCTGCACTTATCCATGCTGCAACAATGGTTGCTGCAGGCATTTTTCTTGTAGCAAGACTTCAACCTTTGTATTCAATATTCCCCTCTATTCAGTTCATTATTGCTTTAGTTGGTACCATCACTTGTTTTTTAGGAGCATCTATAGCTTTGACCCAAATGGATTTAAAAAAAGGTTTAGCTTATAGCACAGTCTCTCAGCTTGGTTATATGATGCTTGCAATGGGTTGTGGAGCACCAGTTGCAGGAATTTTTCATTTAGTGACTCATGCTTGCTTTAAAGCAATGCTCTTTTTGGGATCTGGTTCAGTAATACATGCCATGGAAGAAGTAGTTGGCCATCAGCCTGTTTTAGCTCAAGATATGAGATTAATGGGCGGTTTAAGAAAAAAAATGCCATATACATCAACAACATTTTTAATAGGTTGCGTAGCAATTAGTGGTATTCCCCCATTGGCAGGTTTTTGGAGTAAAGACGAAATCCTCGGAAATGCTTTCATATCATTTCCAGCTTTTTGGTTTATAGGACTTATAACAGCTGGTATGACTGCTTTCTATATGTTTAGGCTTTATTTCTTGACATTTGAAGGAGATTTCAGAGGGGAGAATAAAGAATTGCAAAAAGAGCTTCTAACGGCCTCTAAAATAAATCAAGATGAAGAAAATGAAGAACAGCATGAAGAACAAGGCACTATTCATGAGTCACCCTGGTCAATGACATTTCCCTTGGTATTTCTAGCTGTACCGTCTCTAATTATAGGTTTTATGGGACTTCCATGGGATAGCAAAATTGCCAATTTACTAGATCCTGAAGAAGCAGAGACTGCTGCAAAAGCTTTCGAATTAAAAGAATTTTTGCCTTTAGCGATAGCTTCAGTTCTTATTGCATCAGCTGGAATCATTATTGCTTATCAGGCATATTTTGTGAAAAAAATTAATTTATCAGTTTTATTTGCCGAAAAGTTTCCTAGTATCAACAGGTTTTTATCCAATAAATGGTATCTAGATGATATTAATGAAAAACTTTTTGTTAAGGGTAGTAGAAAACTCGCTAAAGAAGTCTTAGAGGTTGATTCTAAGGTTGTTGATGGCGTCGTAAATCTTACTGGACTCGTAACTTTAGGTAGTGGAGAAGGTTTAAAATATTTTGAGACTGGTAGGGCTCAATTTTATGCGCTTATTGTTTTTGGAGGAGTAATTCTACTAGTTGCTATATTTGGTATTCAATCTCCACAAGTATCTTAATTACAATTGTGTGTCTTCACTGTCCATTGGGGTGAAAAAATACAGAAAATTTCTAGACTTTATTTAAGATAAATTTCTTTTTAAATTGAGTACTTATTTTTATACCCATTTTGCGACACAAATGTTGGGAACTTTGGGAGCTGGATTGTCAAATTTTCCTTGGTTATCTGCTTCAATTTTATTCCCAATTGGTAGTGCATTTGTGATACCTTTTTTCCCAGATAAAGGCGATGGCAAAGAGGTGAGGTGGTTTGCATTGTCTATTGCATTAATAACTTTTTTAATAACTGTAGGTTCATATATAAATGGCTTTGATATTAATAATGAAAATGT
The Prochlorococcus marinus XMU1405 genome window above contains:
- a CDS encoding DUF3172 domain-containing protein, coding for MNRPPSNRRPRRGSNRSYYPPNPRDMDPYGQRSNRLPASSEQKINFSTGTIAVLAGVLILGVGIGSAITSTTDGGQGNIASQQQLDMAVPDPEFCRQWGASAFVIDVEMYTTLNPSTSFVTQPALQPGCVIRRENWTVLQKQGAISNEDVRECKQRMNTFAYIGSIRDKPIVKCVYQTDVNENKFIIKGDGQAEDGGVGINKEAIQF
- the ndhM gene encoding NAD(P)H-quinone oxidoreductase subunit M yields the protein MEKMLLKSTTRHVRIFTAEVVNEELKFHPNKLTLDLDPDNEFIWNEDSLNKINEKFNELIKERAGRDLDDYELRKIGSEIEGLIKLLLQNGQLSYNPECRVMNYSMGLPKTNEVL
- a CDS encoding LysR family transcriptional regulator; the protein is MPELPFTLDQLRILKAIAAQGSFKKAADLLYVTQPAVSLQIQNLEKQLEITIFDRGGRKALLTEAGRLLLEYCERILNQCDEACKAIEDLNSLKGGTLVIGASQTTGTYLMPRMIGLFRQKYPDVSVQLQVHSTRRTGWSVANGQIDLAIIGGQLPGDLENLLQVIPYATDELALVLPSKHPLSTKKELLKEDLYKLNFVTLDSQSTTRKVVDKLLQDSGLDIQRLKIEMELNSLEAIKNAVQSGLGASFLPVVSIERELSAGTIHKAFIADLEVKRELKLITNPSRYSSRASEVFKKNILPQFASLESPLRHI
- a CDS encoding NnrU family protein, with the protein product METHKTSLIILLLILIFAVIHSGGAALRIKAESIIGPRLWRLCFVFLSLPSAIILISYFLAHRYDGIRLWNLQGNNFVFMVVWFLTAISFLFLYPATYNLLEIPSVLKPKVRIYGTGIMRITRHPQAFGQIIWCFAHTLWIGTSFTLVTSIGLVLHHLFAIWHGDKRLANRFGEEFENFKKNTSIIPFMAILEGRQEFKIKEFFRLSQLGILIAIGVLWWSHQYINIAVKTFNSSFLSEFFN
- the pds gene encoding 15-cis-phytoene desaturase, whose amino-acid sequence is MRVVIAGAGLAGLSCAKYLVDNGHIPIVLEARDVLGGKVAAWKDEDGDWYETGLHIFFGAYPNMLQLFKELDIEDRLQWKSHSMIFNQPSEPGTYSRFDFPDIPAPINGVSAILSNNDMLSWNEKILFGLGLVPAMLRGQKYLDKCDTKSWTDWLKEHNIPERVNDEVFIAMSKALNFIGPDEISSTVLLTALNRFLQEKNGSKMAFLDGAPPERLCQPMVDYITARGGEVHMNSPLRQINLNEDSTVKSFTIASLEKNEKKELTADAYVSAMPVDLFKLMIPKQWKGLDAFSKLDGLNGVPVINIHLWFDKKLTDIDHLLFSRSPLLSVYADMSITCKEYEDPNRSMLELVFAPAKDWINRSDQDIVDATMEELKKLFPTHFMGDNKTNLRKYRVVKTPRSVYKAVPGCQEFRPSQKSPIKNFFLAGDYTMQKYLASMEGAVLSGKLCAESINKEHSKTPQTVS
- a CDS encoding NAD(P)H-quinone oxidoreductase subunit 5 codes for the protein MPQASEIAWLIPVFPLIGAVLSGLGLISINKKINNSREIVSVGLISFVGISAVISYKALIEQVNGYQSVEKLFVWASAGDFTIPMGFVLDPLGSVMLALVTTITLLVMIYSHGYMAHDKGYVRFFTYLALFSSSMMGLIVSPNLLEIYVFWELVGMCSYLLVGFWYDRDGAAHAAQKAFVVNRVGDFGLLLGILGLFWATNSFDFNEIATGISRSISDNSIPIWAALLLCFLVFLGPMAKSAQFPLHVWLPDAMEGPTPISALIHAATMVAAGIFLVARLQPLYSIFPSIQFIIALVGTITCFLGASIALTQMDLKKGLAYSTVSQLGYMMLAMGCGAPVAGIFHLVTHACFKAMLFLGSGSVIHAMEEVVGHQPVLAQDMRLMGGLRKKMPYTSTTFLIGCVAISGIPPLAGFWSKDEILGNAFISFPAFWFIGLITAGMTAFYMFRLYFLTFEGDFRGENKELQKELLTASKINQDEENEEQHEEQGTIHESPWSMTFPLVFLAVPSLIIGFMGLPWDSKIANLLDPEEAETAAKAFELKEFLPLAIASVLIASAGIIIAYQAYFVKKINLSVLFAEKFPSINRFLSNKWYLDDINEKLFVKGSRKLAKEVLEVDSKVVDGVVNLTGLVTLGSGEGLKYFETGRAQFYALIVFGGVILLVAIFGIQSPQVS